One genomic segment of Chitinophaga sancti includes these proteins:
- a CDS encoding LacI family DNA-binding transcriptional regulator, with amino-acid sequence MKKLRIKDIADGLNISKTAVSFILNGKAEEKRISEELVERVEKYIQEVGYRPSPIARGLRTGKSHIIGLMVESISDPFFATIARLIENEAYKEGYRIIYCSTDNDTEKTKELINVLKDRSVDGYIISPPPGVEKEVNELIKAGMPVVMFDRYLPKVKTDYVVIDNEPSAENATNYLIKQGYSNIGFITFSSSLTQMKGRLKGYRNALKNEGLKPYVLEIDFTPEEKVMVQTIRDFLVANPKLDAILFGAIQAGSCGLKAMTQLKLKVPEDLAVISFDDHDIFELFATPVTAIAQPIEKIAHKVIGLLLDRLDPEKVSAEPREVVLKTKMKVRGSSVVKNSKKYLGSK; translated from the coding sequence GTGAAGAAATTAAGAATCAAGGATATTGCTGATGGCCTGAATATTTCCAAAACAGCAGTTTCTTTTATCCTGAATGGAAAGGCGGAGGAGAAGCGGATCAGTGAGGAACTGGTGGAGCGGGTAGAGAAATATATACAGGAGGTAGGGTATCGGCCAAGTCCTATTGCCCGTGGGTTGAGAACGGGAAAATCTCATATTATTGGTTTGATGGTGGAGAGCATCTCTGACCCATTCTTTGCGACTATTGCCCGTTTGATAGAGAATGAGGCGTATAAGGAAGGGTATAGGATTATCTACTGCAGTACAGATAATGATACGGAGAAGACGAAAGAGCTGATCAATGTATTGAAGGATAGAAGCGTAGATGGGTATATTATTTCTCCGCCTCCGGGAGTGGAGAAGGAAGTAAATGAACTGATCAAAGCAGGAATGCCGGTGGTGATGTTCGATCGTTACTTACCAAAAGTAAAGACGGATTATGTAGTCATCGACAATGAGCCGAGTGCGGAGAATGCTACAAACTACCTGATTAAACAGGGGTATAGCAATATTGGCTTTATTACCTTTTCCTCTTCGCTTACGCAGATGAAGGGGCGATTGAAGGGCTATAGGAATGCATTGAAAAATGAAGGCTTAAAACCCTATGTACTGGAAATCGATTTTACGCCTGAAGAGAAAGTCATGGTGCAAACCATACGCGATTTCCTGGTGGCCAATCCTAAGCTGGATGCGATTTTATTCGGCGCGATACAGGCGGGTTCCTGTGGCTTGAAAGCTATGACACAGTTGAAATTGAAGGTACCCGAAGATCTGGCGGTGATCTCTTTTGATGATCATGACATTTTTGAATTGTTTGCTACACCGGTAACGGCTATAGCACAACCGATAGAAAAGATAGCGCATAAAGTGATTGGGTTATTGCTTGACAGGCTTGATCCGGAGAAGGTTTCAGCGGAACCACGAGAGGTGGTTTTGAAAACGAAGATGAAGGTGAGAGGATCTTCGGTAGTAAAAAATTCAAAAAAATATTTGGGGAGTAAATAG